CGAAGAAGGGCGAGTTCCGCTCCAACATCCACCGCGGCGGCGAGGGCCGCGCCATCACCCTGCCCCCGGACTACATGGAGGCCGCGGTGAAGGCGGCGCGCATCATCGGGCTGGAGGTCGCGGGCGTGGACATGCTGGAGGGCCGCGAGGGCCCGCGCCTGATGGAGATCAACTCCAGCCCCGGCTTCGAGGGCCTGGAGGGCGCCACCGGCAAGGACATCGCGGGCCACATCGTGGAGCACGCGTTGGTGTACGCGGGGACCCGGGCCAGCGCGTTGCGCACACGGGCGGGCCGCGCCTCCTGAACGAGATGTGGTGTTGAAAGCAGGCGCGCGAGCAGCACCTGCGTGCCTGCCCGCCTGCTCCATGGCGTGCGTGCGGGACTTCACGGTGCGCACGGTGCCTTGGATGCTCCTCAGGAATACGGGAATGCCTTCGGGCGCGGATTGTCCGTGGGTGTTGGCAGCGGCGGGGATGCGCCTCTAATCTGGCGACCCCCGATGAAAACGCTGCACAAGCCGCTGCAGATCACCGTCTACCAGGATGTGCTTTGTTCCTGGTGCTACCTCGCCGACCAACGGTTGGAGGTGCTTCGCCAGGAGTTTGGCGATGCCGTCCGCTGGAGCGTGCGTCCCTACCCCTTGCGTCTGCACGACGTCCTGCCCACGGAGCGCGAAGTGCGCGGGCTGGTGGAAGAGGTGAAGCGCGCGCAGCGCGAACCCGACCCCACGGCCTCGCTGCTCTCCACGGACCTGTGGCTGAGCGGTGATCCACCGCGCTCCAGCGTGCCGGCGTTGGCGGCGCTGGAGGCGGCGCGGTTGCAGGGGCCGCAGGCGCGGGCCTTCCTCGCCCGGTCCATGCAGCGCGCCGCGCTGGAGCAGGGCGTCAACGTGTCGCGCTCGGATGTGGTGTTCGAGCTGGCGTCGCGCGTGGG
This DNA window, taken from Corallococcus coralloides DSM 2259, encodes the following:
- a CDS encoding DsbA family oxidoreductase: MKTLHKPLQITVYQDVLCSWCYLADQRLEVLRQEFGDAVRWSVRPYPLRLHDVLPTEREVRGLVEEVKRAQREPDPTASLLSTDLWLSGDPPRSSVPALAALEAARLQGPQARAFLARSMQRAALEQGVNVSRSDVVFELASRVGLSMNQFSAAFRSEETRRLIYDEHRLAGSRGVRGVPTLVIGGRWMLCGLRELSEYREHILACLGKVAVPRSGSSERLVH